The region AATCTTATCACCGTAAATGACAGAGCTGCTATGATTAAAGCTATCGGAATTCCTGTCAGGGGACTTATGCTCGCGTCCGCCAAGGTTTCCAGAAAAGTGTGATGCCGGTGGAAAAACTTCTGCGCCTTGCCGGCAATACGGCCGGATTCGGCCCAGACATCTTTCACATCATATTCAAACCCGCTCACCCGCGCCTGCGCCATCCTGCCGACCAGTTCGCTTATCCCTTCTCCGCTGACAGCGCAAACCGCTACGACAGGAATGCCCAGTATCTCCTCAAGCTTAGGCACATCGATCTCAATGCCTCTGTGCTTCGTCTCGTCCCACATGTTAAGAACGACGAGCATGGGCACGCGGCGGCTTATCAACTGCAGGGTGAGTTTAAGATTTCTCTCAAGGCGCGTGGCGTCCACAATATTCAAAACGATTTCGCCCTCTTTCAGCATACCCAGCGCCACTTCCTCGGCCTTGGTTCCGGCGGCAAGACTGTAAACACCGGGCACATCTATAAGTTCGACTTTCTCACCGGCCATGTGCATACAGCCTCTGGTATATCCCACAGTCGTGCCGGAATAATTTGAAGTGATGACGTCAACGCCGGTGAGGCGCGAAAAAACAGCGCTTTTGCCGACATTGGGATTGCCCATAAGAAGTATTTTTTTCATCTAATCCACTTCCACTATTATTTTCCTGGCCATACCATAGCCGACGGCTATTTCAGTGCCTTTGACCTTGATAAGAACGGGCCCGCGCATAAAATGCCCTGTGATCTTTTTAATGGCCGCTCCGGGCACTATGCCCATATTCCCCATTTTCTCGCTGAAAAACTCCCCGCCCTCAAGATCTGAGACAAGCCCGGCGGCGCCGTCTTTCATGCACACAAGATCAACCTTCATTTTTTTCTCCCCTGCCTCTTACCCTTCGCGCAATTTTTACACAAGCCGACTATCTCCAGATTGTGATATTCCGGTTTAAAGCCGTATTTTCTGCATATCTCAATCTGCAGTCTTTCAATATTGTCGTTTTTAAATTCTATATGCTTTCCGCATTCCACGCAGAACATATGATCGTGATGCTCGTGGCCGTATATGTGCTCATACACCGCCTTGCCCGGCGCGGCGGCGGTTCTGCTCACGAGCCCCGCCTTTACAAGGATAGGCATCGTCCTGTAAACGGACGCGTGCGAAATACCCGTTTTCTTCCGCCGCAGAGTTTCAAAAATCTCCTCGGTGTCAAAATGCCGGTGTATGGCGAAGATCTCACGCAGAATGGTTTTGCGCTCCGGCGTCACGCGCATGCCGTTTTGCCGCAGGTAGGAACCGAAAGTCCTCTCTATCTCTTTATTCATATATTTTGATGCCTCTATAATTCAAACGCTTATTGAGATTAATTCTCAATTAGGATTCTATATCTTCAAAGCCCTTCTGTCAAATCAATAGTGGGGTCAGGTCTTGACATTAGACATTTATGAGTAAAAAGATAAAAAGGAGACGGCCTTAATATTTCCCCTGACGGGATATTAAAGACCGTGATTTTCGATATAGTCTTTAATACCGTCTTGCAGGCTGTAGCGGGCTTTAAAACCGAGATATTTTTCGGCCTCAGTCATGTCCGCCTGGGTGTGATTCTGGTATGTGCCCTCGTAAGGGTTGTCTATATATTCCGCCTCAAGCGATGTGCCGAGGACCGAGTTGATATCGGCGACGAGTTCATTGAAATCCACCGCCCTGCCCGTGCCCACATTATAAACGCCGCTCCGGCCGGCCTTGACGGCAAGGATCGTGGCCTCTACGACATCGTTCACATAGATGTGGTCTCTTTTCTGTTCACCCATTTTGAAAATTCTGGGTCGGGAGCCGCTTTTCATC is a window of Candidatus Omnitrophota bacterium DNA encoding:
- a CDS encoding ferrous iron transport protein A gives rise to the protein MKVDLVCMKDGAAGLVSDLEGGEFFSEKMGNMGIVPGAAIKKITGHFMRGPVLIKVKGTEIAVGYGMARKIIVEVD
- a CDS encoding transcriptional repressor: MRVTPERKTILREIFAIHRHFDTEEIFETLRRKKTGISHASVYRTMPILVKAGLVSRTAAAPGKAVYEHIYGHEHHDHMFCVECGKHIEFKNDNIERLQIEICRKYGFKPEYHNLEIVGLCKNCAKGKRQGRKK